The Mercenaria mercenaria strain notata chromosome 8, MADL_Memer_1, whole genome shotgun sequence genome has a segment encoding these proteins:
- the LOC123565871 gene encoding ganglioside GM2 activator-like translates to MFQIIILVASSLALTAAVQFTDCTTDKSNAIVTVQQLDFSPSPLIFPGDVHFTLNLTAYQPINYLFVDVVLEKKLLGIWTKVPCIRNIGTCNNIDFCPILPTILNGSSLISKELGQQIDTMLESALGHKLRCPIQPETLDIKDYTLSLQAVSSTLSWFSHGDYRIQISVKDDPTTTDNLGCIKFLAKIGVPTPGVG, encoded by the exons atgtttcaaattataaTTTTAGTGGCATCTTCTTTAGCGTTGACAGCGGCCGTTCAGTTCACGGACTGTA CCACTGACAAGAGTAATGCAATTGTGACAGTGCAACAACTGGACTTTTCTCCGTCTCCACTTATATTTCCGGGAGATGTGCACTTTACATTGAATTTAACAGCTTATCAGCCGATTAATTATCTGTTCGTGGACGTTGTACTAGAGAAAAAATTACTCGGAATATGGACAAAAGTTCCGTGTATTCGAAACATAGGCACatg TAACAATATTGATTTCTGTCCGATACTGCCCACTATTCTAAATGGATCTTCGTTAATATCAAAGGAGTTGGGACAGCAAATTGATACAATGCTGGAATCAGCACTTGGACACAAACTACGTTGTCCCATCCAGCCTGAGACTCTAGATATAAAGGATTATACTCTTAGCCTTCAGGCAGTTTCGAGTACCCTTTCCTGGTTTAGTCAT GGCGACTATAGGATCCAGATATCAGTGAAAGACGATCCTACAACCACAGACAACCTTGGTTGTATAAAGTTCCTGGCGAAGATAGGAGTTCCAACACCAGGGGTCGGCTGA